The following proteins are encoded in a genomic region of Sphingopyxis sp. YF1:
- a CDS encoding alkaline phosphatase PhoX: MLDRRRFAMTALAFGGLALQSRAAAGGMMAVDPGYGPLQPDPGGLLDLPPGFSYRIVSRFGEAMSDGYRVPDRADGMGCFKLGGGKVALVRNHELEPKHLGDGPLAPGAAVPAGTFDSAAGAALPGGTTTLVLDADTLAVETQYLSLLGTIRNCSGGVTPWGSWLSCEESVDGPGEGVGKPHGWIFDVPADAGKLVGAEPLKAMGRFNREAAVVDPRTGVVYMTEDRDDSLFYRFLPDDAGALHKGGRLQALAFDDPWLRDSRNWDGTKFAPGSWQFARWIDLDDVESPRDDLRVRGAKKGAAVFARGEGIHWGKDELYFTCTSGGRAGQGQIMRYRPSRHEGKDREKAMPGRIQLFLESTDPAQYSFGDNLTVAPNGHLIVCEDQYSDTVDNHLRGVTPFGEVYAFGRVRTQTEPAGACFAPDGRTLFLNLYSPAMTLAIRGPF, from the coding sequence ATGCTCGATCGCCGCCGTTTCGCCATGACCGCACTCGCCTTTGGCGGGCTTGCGCTGCAGAGCCGCGCGGCGGCGGGCGGCATGATGGCGGTCGATCCCGGCTATGGCCCGTTGCAGCCCGATCCGGGGGGGCTGCTCGACCTGCCGCCGGGATTTTCCTATCGTATCGTTTCGCGGTTCGGCGAGGCGATGAGCGACGGCTATCGCGTGCCCGACCGCGCCGACGGCATGGGCTGTTTCAAGCTGGGGGGCGGCAAGGTCGCGCTGGTGCGCAACCATGAACTGGAACCCAAGCATCTCGGCGATGGGCCGCTCGCGCCCGGCGCGGCGGTGCCCGCGGGGACGTTCGACAGCGCCGCGGGCGCGGCGCTGCCCGGCGGGACGACGACGCTGGTGCTCGACGCCGATACGCTGGCGGTCGAGACACAATATCTGAGCCTGCTCGGGACGATCCGCAACTGTTCGGGCGGGGTGACGCCGTGGGGCAGCTGGCTGAGCTGCGAAGAGAGCGTCGACGGTCCCGGCGAAGGCGTCGGCAAGCCGCACGGCTGGATCTTCGACGTGCCCGCCGATGCCGGCAAGCTGGTCGGGGCCGAGCCGCTCAAGGCGATGGGGCGCTTCAACCGCGAGGCGGCGGTGGTCGATCCGCGCACCGGGGTCGTCTATATGACCGAGGACCGCGACGACAGCCTCTTCTATCGCTTCCTGCCCGACGACGCGGGGGCGCTGCACAAGGGCGGACGATTGCAGGCGCTGGCGTTCGACGACCCGTGGCTGCGCGACAGCCGCAACTGGGACGGCACGAAATTCGCGCCCGGCAGCTGGCAATTCGCGCGCTGGATCGATCTCGACGACGTCGAAAGCCCGCGCGACGATCTGCGCGTACGCGGGGCAAAGAAGGGCGCGGCGGTCTTTGCGCGCGGCGAAGGGATCCACTGGGGCAAGGACGAACTTTATTTCACCTGCACCTCGGGCGGGCGCGCGGGGCAGGGGCAGATCATGCGCTATCGCCCCTCGCGCCACGAAGGCAAGGACCGCGAGAAGGCGATGCCGGGACGCATCCAGCTCTTCCTCGAATCGACCGACCCCGCACAATACAGCTTTGGAGACAATCTCACCGTCGCGCCGAACGGCCATCTGATCGTTTGCGAGGATCAATATAGCGACACCGTCGACAATCATCTGCGCGGAGTGACTCCGTTCGGCGAGGTCTATGCCTTCGGCCGGGTGCGGACGCAGACCGAGCCGGCAGGCGCGTGCTTCGCGCCCGACGGCCGGACCTTGTTCCTCAACCTCTACAGCCCGGCGATGACGCTCGCGATCCGCGGGCCGTTCTGA
- a CDS encoding acyl-CoA dehydrogenase family protein, giving the protein MSILYDEGQQAIATESRRVLEARVNKDELLPLLETTGRYHDGFWTTAKEQGWTALALPEAYGGLDLGLIELGLIAHQAGRSLSGAPFLTSSFGAAKAIELYGSEEQKAKYLPGLASGETIGAVAFASGASALPAAPAVTLADNRLDGTATGVSGGLAADIAVVFANSSGTPALVIAELAGARRNTIDSFDNSRLFADLVFQATPAETLVAGDAARDAALHVLALQAVITAHEQAGGAEVMMEIARDYAVTRKAFGQPIGAFQSIKHRIAELYGHVELARANCIHAASREGQADFVTAAAAARLSATEAYDTASRDCVQIHGGMGVTWELGLHLHTRRARSLAIEQGNLFFWEDVLVDRLTGEAA; this is encoded by the coding sequence ATGTCGATTTTATACGACGAGGGGCAACAGGCGATCGCGACCGAGTCGCGGCGCGTGCTCGAAGCCCGGGTGAACAAGGACGAGCTGCTGCCGCTGCTCGAAACCACCGGCCGCTATCATGACGGCTTCTGGACCACCGCGAAGGAACAGGGCTGGACCGCCCTCGCGCTGCCCGAAGCCTATGGCGGGCTCGACCTCGGGCTGATCGAACTGGGGCTGATCGCGCATCAAGCCGGCCGCTCGCTGAGCGGTGCGCCCTTCCTCACCTCCAGCTTCGGCGCCGCCAAGGCGATCGAGCTGTACGGCAGCGAAGAGCAGAAGGCGAAATACCTGCCCGGGCTCGCAAGCGGCGAGACGATCGGGGCGGTGGCCTTCGCATCGGGAGCGAGCGCGCTGCCGGCAGCGCCCGCGGTCACGCTGGCCGACAATCGCCTCGACGGGACCGCGACCGGCGTATCAGGCGGTCTCGCCGCCGACATTGCAGTGGTTTTCGCCAACAGCTCCGGCACGCCCGCGCTGGTCATCGCCGAACTGGCGGGCGCGCGGCGCAACACGATCGACAGCTTCGACAACAGCCGTCTCTTCGCCGACCTTGTCTTCCAGGCGACGCCCGCGGAAACGCTCGTCGCGGGCGATGCGGCGCGCGATGCGGCACTCCACGTCCTGGCGTTGCAGGCGGTCATCACCGCGCACGAACAGGCCGGCGGCGCCGAGGTGATGATGGAAATCGCCCGCGACTATGCCGTGACGCGCAAGGCGTTCGGCCAGCCGATCGGCGCCTTCCAGTCGATCAAGCACCGGATTGCCGAGCTTTACGGCCATGTCGAACTGGCGCGCGCCAATTGCATTCACGCTGCGTCGCGCGAGGGACAGGCCGACTTCGTCACCGCCGCCGCCGCCGCCCGCCTCTCGGCGACCGAGGCCTATGACACCGCGTCGCGCGACTGCGTGCAGATTCACGGCGGCATGGGCGTGACGTGGGAACTGGGGCTCCACCTCCACACGCGCCGCGCGCGCAGCCTTGCCATCGAACAGGGCAATCTGTTTTTCTGGGAAGACGTCCTCGTCGACCGCCTGACGGGAGAAGCTGCATGA
- a CDS encoding acyl-CoA dehydrogenase family protein gives MSNLEAYRAKAAAWLESMVPTFGKEARKGLSVEEDLAVGRKYQRAKFDAGYAGINWPTEFGGQGLGHLEKVTFDTEEMKHGFPSFYFGISLGMPIPVLMQFGSDKEFVKERVLKALKGEEIWCQLFSEPAGGSDLAGLRTRAEADGNGWKINGQKIWTSWAQYCDYGVIVVRTDPNVVKHKGLTYFWVDMKAPGVTVRPIKLVGGDSHVNEVFFDDVKITDDHRMSPVGGGFAVAIATLMIERYVATDSAGFGPHLDLFVDLAKEVELNGKPAIEDGRIRQQIARNFAMRSGLQSITARAMAMMQAGMTPGPEGSLNKLVAVRSRQKLSELAIDLQGSGGFGYDDHASQKEDWTSSWINAPTGRIAGGSDETLLNTIAEKILGLPQDHRPDKGVPFNQIPA, from the coding sequence ATGAGCAACCTTGAAGCCTATCGCGCCAAGGCGGCGGCCTGGCTGGAATCGATGGTCCCGACCTTCGGCAAGGAAGCCCGCAAGGGATTGAGCGTCGAGGAGGATCTCGCCGTCGGCCGCAAATATCAGCGCGCCAAGTTCGACGCGGGCTATGCCGGGATCAACTGGCCGACCGAGTTCGGCGGCCAGGGCCTCGGCCACCTCGAAAAAGTCACCTTCGATACCGAGGAAATGAAGCACGGCTTCCCGAGCTTCTATTTCGGCATCTCGCTCGGCATGCCGATCCCGGTACTGATGCAATTCGGCAGCGACAAGGAGTTCGTCAAGGAACGGGTTCTGAAGGCGCTGAAGGGCGAAGAGATCTGGTGCCAGCTTTTCTCCGAACCTGCGGGCGGTTCGGACCTCGCGGGCCTGCGCACCAGGGCGGAGGCCGACGGCAACGGATGGAAAATCAACGGCCAGAAAATCTGGACCAGCTGGGCGCAATATTGCGACTATGGCGTCATCGTCGTTCGCACCGACCCCAATGTCGTGAAGCACAAGGGCCTCACCTATTTCTGGGTCGACATGAAGGCGCCGGGCGTCACCGTGCGCCCGATCAAGCTCGTCGGCGGCGACAGCCACGTCAACGAAGTCTTCTTCGACGATGTGAAGATCACCGACGATCACCGCATGTCGCCGGTCGGCGGCGGCTTTGCGGTCGCGATCGCGACGCTGATGATCGAACGCTATGTCGCGACCGACAGCGCCGGTTTCGGCCCGCACCTCGACCTGTTCGTCGATCTGGCGAAAGAGGTCGAACTCAACGGCAAGCCGGCGATCGAGGATGGCCGTATCCGCCAGCAGATCGCGCGCAACTTTGCGATGCGGAGCGGCCTCCAGTCGATCACCGCGCGCGCGATGGCGATGATGCAGGCGGGCATGACGCCAGGGCCCGAGGGGTCGCTCAACAAGCTCGTCGCGGTGCGCTCGCGCCAGAAGCTGTCGGAGCTTGCGATCGACCTCCAGGGGTCGGGCGGCTTCGGTTACGACGATCATGCCTCGCAGAAGGAGGACTGGACGTCGAGCTGGATCAACGCGCCGACCGGCCGCATCGCGGGGGGCTCGGACGAGACTTTGCTCAACACCATCGCCGAAAAGATCCTCGGCCTCCCGCAGGATCACCGCCCCGACAAGGGCGTACCGTTCAACCAGATTCCGGCCTGA
- a CDS encoding enoyl-CoA hydratase/isomerase family protein — MQYETILVDVADHVATITLNRPEAMNSFTRRMMDEFEHLWKWIGREDDVHCCVLRAAPGKAWCTGVDVKESQKPGGTVVDLANIWHCEDPGNYLGPKSMNCWKPVIAAVHGMAAGGAFYWLNESDIIICSEDATFFDPHVTYGMTSALEPIGMTYHMPLHDVLRMVLLGNDERIGAGTALRIGLVSEITTLDELWPRAAELAATIAAKPPAATAGSVKAIWESLDLPRSVALQQGLKYCQIGNPVGVPQVNRAALMADKAKKFTVR; from the coding sequence ATGCAATATGAAACCATCCTCGTCGATGTCGCCGACCATGTCGCGACGATCACGCTCAACCGCCCCGAAGCGATGAACAGCTTCACCAGGCGGATGATGGACGAATTCGAACATCTGTGGAAGTGGATCGGGCGCGAGGACGACGTCCACTGCTGCGTGCTGCGCGCCGCGCCGGGCAAGGCCTGGTGCACCGGGGTCGACGTCAAGGAATCGCAGAAGCCGGGCGGCACCGTCGTCGACCTCGCGAACATCTGGCACTGCGAGGATCCGGGCAACTATCTCGGCCCCAAGTCGATGAACTGCTGGAAGCCGGTGATCGCAGCGGTGCACGGGATGGCGGCAGGTGGCGCCTTCTACTGGCTCAACGAGAGCGACATCATCATCTGCTCCGAGGACGCGACCTTCTTCGACCCGCACGTGACTTATGGCATGACGAGCGCGCTCGAACCGATCGGCATGACCTATCACATGCCGCTCCACGACGTGCTGCGCATGGTGCTGCTCGGCAATGACGAACGCATCGGCGCGGGCACCGCGCTGCGCATCGGACTGGTCAGCGAAATCACGACGCTCGACGAACTTTGGCCCCGCGCCGCCGAACTCGCGGCGACGATCGCTGCCAAGCCCCCCGCCGCGACGGCCGGATCGGTCAAGGCGATCTGGGAATCGCTCGACCTGCCGCGCTCGGTCGCGCTGCAACAGGGTCTCAAATATTGCCAGATCGGCAATCCGGTCGGCGTGCCGCAGGTGAACCGCGCCGCGCTGATGGCCGACAAGGCCAAGAAATTCACGGTCCGATAG
- a CDS encoding SDR family oxidoreductase, with amino-acid sequence MKIDSSTAAVVTGGASGLGRATAETLAAQGVKVAIFDINDALGEEVAKAIGGLFVHVDITDEQSVLDGYAAARAAHGQERICVHCAMTSRRGKTLAFDKASGSFRRTPTEDYAYGVAGILTASYRVASIAAEGMATLPELEDGERGAIVLTASVAAQDAQIGQVIYGSAKAGVNGLVLPMARDLMDLGIRVNSIMPGVFKTPLVAGLPEPVLASLGASVPFPKRLGHAEEYASLAMEMIRNSYFNGQAVRLDGAIRMAPR; translated from the coding sequence ATGAAGATCGATTCCAGCACGGCCGCCGTCGTCACCGGCGGCGCCTCGGGCCTCGGCCGCGCCACGGCGGAGACGCTCGCGGCGCAGGGCGTCAAGGTCGCCATCTTCGACATCAACGACGCGCTCGGCGAGGAAGTCGCCAAGGCGATCGGCGGGCTGTTCGTTCATGTCGACATCACCGACGAGCAGTCGGTCCTCGATGGCTATGCGGCCGCGCGCGCCGCGCACGGACAGGAGCGCATCTGCGTCCACTGCGCGATGACCTCGCGGCGCGGCAAGACGCTCGCTTTCGACAAGGCGAGCGGCAGCTTCCGCCGCACCCCGACCGAGGATTATGCCTATGGCGTCGCGGGCATCCTGACCGCAAGCTACCGCGTCGCGTCGATCGCAGCCGAAGGCATGGCGACCCTCCCCGAACTCGAAGACGGCGAGCGCGGCGCGATCGTGCTCACCGCGTCGGTCGCAGCGCAGGATGCGCAGATCGGCCAGGTCATCTACGGTTCGGCCAAGGCCGGGGTGAACGGCCTCGTCCTGCCGATGGCGCGCGACCTGATGGACCTCGGCATCCGGGTCAATTCGATCATGCCCGGGGTGTTCAAGACCCCGCTCGTCGCCGGCCTGCCCGAACCCGTGCTCGCCAGCCTCGGCGCGTCGGTCCCCTTCCCCAAGCGGCTCGGCCACGCCGAGGAATATGCCAGCCTCGCGATGGAAATGATCCGCAACTCCTATTTCAACGGCCAGGCCGTCCGCCTCGACGGCGCGATCCGCATGGCCCCGCGTTAA
- a CDS encoding acyl-CoA dehydrogenase family protein: protein MDFNDSPAEAAFRAEARDWLAAHAPAHELAAGTKMPDTEEADRGRAWMRELYAGGWSGLTFPKALGGRGLSGPEAVIFAEEEGKYHLPKGPFTSIGTGMALPVIAKHGTEAQKQRFIEPTLKGDITWCQLFSEPAAGSDLAALRTKAVRADDGSGDWIVNGQKVWSSWAHLTDWGILVVRTDPALPKHKGLTFFVVDMKTPGIETRPIRQISGASEFNETFLTDVRIPDANRLGAEGEGWACCMTVLMGERLGSGAHRSGVEPLIDYAAATPDGQGGTMLDDRAIRQQLAEALAEEQGERFFQARLRTMVSKGENPGALAGMVKLAYASRYQKTNGLALELRGLAGIAPEAGDTATGDVQYDYIYSTVMRIAGGADEVLRNQIAERVLGMPGEVRMDKDVPFESLKG, encoded by the coding sequence ATGGATTTCAACGACAGCCCCGCCGAAGCCGCCTTCCGCGCCGAAGCGCGCGACTGGCTTGCGGCGCACGCCCCGGCGCACGAACTGGCGGCCGGCACGAAGATGCCCGACACCGAGGAAGCCGATCGCGGCCGCGCATGGATGCGCGAGCTCTATGCGGGCGGCTGGTCGGGGCTGACCTTTCCGAAAGCGCTTGGCGGGCGTGGCCTGTCGGGGCCGGAAGCGGTGATCTTCGCCGAGGAAGAAGGCAAATATCATCTGCCCAAGGGACCTTTTACCTCGATCGGCACCGGCATGGCGCTACCGGTGATCGCGAAACACGGCACGGAGGCGCAGAAACAACGCTTCATCGAGCCGACGCTGAAGGGCGACATCACCTGGTGCCAGCTCTTCTCCGAACCCGCCGCGGGATCGGATCTCGCCGCGCTGCGGACCAAGGCGGTGCGCGCCGACGACGGCTCGGGCGACTGGATCGTCAACGGCCAGAAAGTCTGGTCGAGCTGGGCGCACCTCACCGACTGGGGCATCCTCGTCGTGCGCACCGATCCCGCGCTGCCCAAGCACAAGGGGCTGACCTTCTTCGTCGTCGACATGAAGACGCCGGGGATCGAGACGCGCCCGATCCGCCAGATTTCGGGGGCGAGCGAATTCAACGAAACCTTCCTGACCGACGTGCGCATTCCCGATGCGAACCGCCTCGGCGCCGAGGGCGAGGGCTGGGCGTGCTGCATGACCGTGCTGATGGGCGAACGCCTCGGCTCGGGCGCGCACCGCAGCGGGGTCGAACCGCTGATCGACTATGCCGCCGCGACCCCCGACGGGCAGGGCGGCACGATGCTCGACGATCGCGCGATCCGCCAGCAGCTTGCCGAGGCGCTGGCCGAGGAACAGGGCGAGCGATTCTTCCAGGCGCGGCTGCGCACGATGGTGTCGAAGGGCGAGAACCCCGGTGCGCTCGCGGGCATGGTCAAGCTCGCCTATGCGTCGCGCTATCAGAAGACCAACGGCCTTGCGCTCGAACTGCGCGGGCTCGCGGGGATCGCGCCCGAGGCAGGCGATACCGCGACCGGCGACGTCCAGTACGACTATATCTATTCGACCGTGATGCGCATCGCCGGCGGCGCCGACGAGGTGCTGCGCAACCAGATCGCCGAACGCGTGCTCGGCATGCCCGGCGAGGTGCGGATGGACAAGGATGTCCCGTTCGAAAGCCTGAAGGGGTAG
- a CDS encoding class I adenylate-forming enzyme family protein, with translation MNVRRISDALKVRASHQADAIAHDDTRRQISFAEWDREADEVGGGLAAAGLVPGDRVFLPISNARAVEMAIAVFAVFRAGGIACPINTRLNPREIADYAALCEPRFCLTDAPDLVRDLDLAGSWHVDAMPRDIAALPDQASLDPGADAEILGTSGTTGKIKGVVVSHPDLMTGVTGYNMDRSRSTLSALPLTGSGGNIGIVMLPARGGATAITQPKFNPKGFLDLAREKRPNLVYLVPSMLRLVLDHPDVGEYDMAGVKYLMTGTAPLPHDSVKRAAELWPHLRIRNSYGMSEGGVGIGTSSQEQVLKPGCVGRMPAHMQLRDETGAVIAEPGIVGEIYGWQKHARRYWNDAEATAESFKGGWTKTGDLGFVDEDGDLIMAGRSKELIIRGGYNITPLEIETVLHLHPAVQQAAVVGVPHDVLGEDIAAAVTLRPGQAATPDEIIGFCKEHLGDNKVPRTLVVMDHMPLNPNGKILKKELAEPLANAAEARRRVA, from the coding sequence ATGAACGTACGCCGCATCAGCGATGCATTGAAGGTGCGCGCTTCGCACCAGGCCGATGCGATCGCGCACGACGATACGCGGCGGCAGATCAGCTTCGCCGAATGGGATCGCGAGGCCGATGAAGTCGGCGGCGGGCTCGCGGCCGCGGGGCTCGTCCCCGGCGACCGCGTCTTCCTGCCGATCAGCAACGCGCGTGCGGTCGAAATGGCGATCGCGGTCTTCGCGGTCTTCCGCGCCGGCGGCATCGCCTGCCCGATCAACACCCGCCTCAACCCGCGCGAAATCGCCGACTATGCCGCGCTGTGCGAGCCGCGCTTCTGCCTGACCGACGCGCCCGACCTGGTGCGGGACCTCGACCTCGCGGGCTCCTGGCACGTCGACGCGATGCCGCGCGATATCGCCGCGCTCCCCGACCAGGCGAGCCTCGACCCCGGCGCCGACGCCGAAATCCTTGGCACCTCGGGCACCACGGGCAAGATCAAGGGAGTCGTCGTCTCGCACCCCGACCTCATGACCGGGGTCACCGGCTATAATATGGACCGCTCGCGCTCGACGCTCAGCGCGCTGCCGCTCACCGGATCGGGCGGCAATATCGGCATCGTCATGCTGCCCGCGCGCGGCGGCGCGACCGCGATCACGCAGCCGAAGTTCAACCCCAAGGGTTTTCTCGACCTCGCACGCGAAAAGCGACCGAACCTCGTCTATCTCGTCCCCTCGATGCTGCGGCTCGTGCTCGACCACCCCGATGTCGGCGAGTACGACATGGCGGGGGTCAAATATCTCATGACCGGCACCGCGCCGTTGCCGCACGATTCGGTCAAGCGCGCCGCCGAACTGTGGCCGCACCTGCGCATCCGCAACAGCTACGGCATGTCCGAAGGCGGGGTCGGCATCGGCACCTCGAGCCAGGAACAGGTTCTGAAACCCGGCTGCGTCGGGCGGATGCCCGCGCACATGCAGTTGCGCGACGAGACCGGAGCGGTCATCGCCGAACCCGGCATCGTCGGCGAGATCTACGGCTGGCAGAAACACGCGCGACGCTACTGGAACGATGCCGAAGCGACCGCCGAAAGCTTCAAGGGCGGCTGGACCAAGACCGGCGACCTCGGTTTCGTCGACGAAGACGGCGACCTGATCATGGCCGGCCGGTCGAAGGAGCTGATCATCCGCGGCGGCTACAACATCACCCCGCTCGAAATCGAAACCGTGCTGCACCTCCACCCGGCGGTGCAGCAGGCGGCGGTGGTCGGGGTGCCGCACGACGTGCTGGGCGAGGACATCGCCGCCGCGGTGACGCTGCGCCCGGGACAGGCCGCGACTCCCGACGAGATCATCGGCTTCTGCAAGGAACATCTCGGCGACAACAAGGTCCCGCGGACTTTGGTCGTGATGGACCATATGCCGCTCAATCCGAACGGCAAGATATTGAAGAAGGAACTGGCCGAGCCCCTGGCGAATGCCGCCGAGGCGCGGCGGCGGGTGGCCTGA
- a CDS encoding acetyl-CoA C-acetyltransferase, translating to MSEAYIIDAVRTPRGIGKPGKGALSHLHPQHLAATVLKAIKERNNLDTATVDDIIWSTSTQKGKQGGDLGRMAALAAGYDVTASGTTLDRFCGGGISSVNFAAATVMSGMEDCVIAGGTEMMSYTAQIGAEEANAGIKPLGMGSGNAALDAIHPQSHQGVCGDAIAALEGISREAVDALALVSQQRAAVAIAEGRFDKSVVPVHNEDGSVALDREEFPRPETTAEGLAGLKASFDALADFDLGGGVTFRKQITRRYPDLEFKGVHHAGNSSGVVDGAAAILLTSKDYADKHGLKPRARIVAYANQGDDPTLMLNAPVPAARKVLEKAGLTTNDIDVWEINEAFAVVAEKFIRDLDLDRAKVNINGGAMALGHPIGATGSILIGTALDELERSGGRYGLVTMCAAGGMAPAIIIERI from the coding sequence ATGTCCGAAGCCTATATCATCGATGCCGTCCGCACCCCGCGCGGGATCGGCAAGCCCGGCAAGGGCGCGCTTTCGCACCTCCACCCGCAACACCTCGCCGCGACGGTGCTGAAGGCGATCAAGGAACGCAACAATCTCGACACCGCGACCGTCGACGACATCATCTGGTCGACCTCGACGCAAAAGGGCAAGCAGGGCGGCGACCTCGGCCGCATGGCCGCGCTCGCCGCGGGCTATGACGTCACGGCGTCGGGCACGACCCTCGACCGCTTCTGCGGCGGCGGCATCAGCTCGGTGAACTTCGCCGCAGCGACCGTCATGTCGGGCATGGAAGATTGCGTCATCGCCGGCGGCACCGAGATGATGAGCTACACCGCGCAGATCGGCGCCGAAGAAGCCAATGCCGGCATCAAGCCGCTCGGCATGGGGTCGGGCAACGCCGCACTCGACGCGATCCACCCGCAGTCGCACCAGGGCGTGTGCGGCGACGCGATCGCCGCGCTCGAAGGCATCAGCCGCGAAGCCGTCGACGCTCTCGCGCTCGTCAGCCAGCAGCGCGCGGCGGTCGCCATCGCCGAGGGGCGCTTCGACAAGTCGGTCGTCCCCGTCCATAACGAGGACGGCAGCGTCGCGCTCGACCGCGAGGAATTCCCGCGCCCCGAAACCACCGCCGAAGGCCTCGCCGGGCTCAAGGCCAGCTTCGACGCGCTCGCCGACTTCGACCTCGGCGGTGGCGTCACCTTCCGCAAGCAGATCACCCGCCGCTACCCCGACCTCGAGTTCAAGGGCGTCCACCACGCCGGCAACTCGTCGGGCGTCGTCGACGGCGCGGCCGCGATCCTGCTGACCTCGAAGGACTATGCCGACAAGCACGGCCTGAAGCCGCGCGCGCGCATCGTCGCCTACGCCAACCAGGGCGATGATCCGACGCTGATGCTCAACGCCCCGGTCCCCGCGGCCAGAAAGGTGCTCGAAAAGGCCGGCCTGACCACGAACGACATCGATGTCTGGGAAATCAACGAGGCCTTCGCGGTGGTTGCCGAGAAGTTCATCCGCGACCTCGATCTCGACCGCGCAAAGGTCAACATCAACGGCGGCGCCATGGCGCTCGGCCACCCGATCGGCGCCACTGGCTCGATCCTGATCGGCACCGCGCTCGACGAACTCGAGCGCTCGGGCGGCCGCTACGGCCTCGTCACCATGTGCGCCGCGGGCGGCATGGCCCCGGCGATCATCATTGAACGCATCTGA
- a CDS encoding acyl-CoA dehydrogenase family protein, which translates to MDRNDWARAAMNFDLSDEQKMLGEQARALLSDLSSFDRLRVLIDSGAEWDEPLWRALADMGFLGAAIPEAYGGLGLGALDLGVIMEALGAANAAVPFMSSIVLGAEAIRLAGSEAQKAAWLPKLASGEAVATFAYAEGPGPVFATGVTLEGGRLNGSKSPVADAGIADVAVVLVAGGGFALVELGQPGVARTRLDSFDQLRAHYRLDFAEAAAEAMPGAGKLDRLIDQAAVQAAFEAAGAAEACLKMARDYAMERQMFGRPLAGYQAIKHKLADVAVATELARSNAYYGGWAAESSPDDLPAAAAAARLSGIKCLEMAARENLQVHGGIGYTFEANCHFYYRRERMLAVHLGNRGFWADRLLNAQPGSQGKAA; encoded by the coding sequence ATGGATCGCAACGATTGGGCAAGGGCTGCGATGAATTTCGACCTCAGCGATGAACAGAAAATGCTCGGGGAGCAAGCCCGGGCGCTGCTTTCCGACCTCTCCTCCTTCGACCGGCTGCGGGTGCTGATCGATTCGGGCGCCGAGTGGGACGAGCCGCTGTGGCGCGCGCTCGCCGACATGGGTTTCCTTGGCGCGGCGATCCCCGAGGCGTATGGCGGGCTGGGGCTCGGCGCGCTCGACCTGGGGGTGATCATGGAGGCGCTCGGCGCCGCTAACGCAGCGGTGCCGTTCATGAGTTCGATCGTGCTGGGCGCCGAAGCGATCCGGCTGGCGGGCAGCGAGGCGCAGAAGGCGGCGTGGTTGCCGAAACTCGCGAGCGGCGAGGCGGTCGCGACCTTCGCCTATGCCGAGGGGCCGGGGCCGGTGTTCGCGACCGGCGTGACGCTGGAGGGCGGCAGGCTCAACGGCAGCAAGTCACCCGTCGCCGACGCCGGTATCGCCGATGTCGCGGTGGTGCTCGTCGCGGGCGGCGGGTTCGCGCTCGTCGAACTCGGACAGCCCGGCGTGGCGAGGACCAGGCTCGACAGTTTCGACCAGCTCCGCGCGCATTACCGCCTCGATTTCGCCGAAGCCGCCGCCGAAGCCATGCCCGGCGCGGGCAAGCTCGACCGATTGATCGATCAGGCCGCGGTGCAGGCGGCGTTCGAGGCGGCAGGGGCGGCCGAAGCGTGCCTGAAGATGGCGCGCGACTATGCGATGGAGCGGCAGATGTTCGGGCGCCCGCTTGCCGGCTACCAGGCGATCAAGCACAAGCTCGCCGATGTCGCGGTGGCGACCGAACTGGCCAGATCAAATGCATATTATGGCGGCTGGGCGGCCGAATCCTCCCCCGACGATCTGCCCGCGGCGGCAGCGGCGGCGCGGCTTTCGGGTATCAAATGCCTCGAAATGGCGGCGCGCGAGAATCTCCAGGTCCATGGCGGCATCGGCTATACGTTCGAGGCGAATTGCCATTTCTATTACCGGCGCGAGCGGATGCTCGCCGTACATCTCGGCAATCGGGGCTTCTGGGCCGACCGTCTGCTGAATGCCCAGCCGGGAAGCCAGGGAAAGGCGGCATAA